The genomic stretch ATGTGAAAGAATTCCCAAGTATTTTCCTTTTGGTAAACCAATTTGTTCATCTTCCTCTGTAATTTCCACTTCTCCAAATTCTACAAAGTGATTTCCACCTCCTGAAGATCCCATCTGTTTGATGGCTTTTCCTTTTAATCTTCTTAAAATAGGAATCAGATCAAAGGTATCTCTCTCGAAGATTTCGTGATCTACATGAGATTTATGAGTCTCATACATTCCAAATTTTGTATGTTCTGCAAGGGCTTTTTCATATTTATCCCTTGCTCCGTTCAGATATGAAACGGGTGTATCCAAAATACTCAGGCTCATTCTGCAGCCAATATCCATACCTACTCCGTAAGGAATTACTGCATTTTCTACCGCTAAAACTCCTCCGATTGGAAGTCCGTAGCCGCTGTGAGCATCAGGCATCAATGCGCCCTGAACAGAAACCGGAAGCTTCAAAGCTGTGTACAGCTGATTTTTTGCTTCTTCAGAGATATTATTCCCGAAGATCTGAAAGTCTGCACGCTGTGAATTCAGCATCCTTTTTTCTGTTTTTTTGGATGAAAGTAAGGTTTCTGCAATCTGTCCGAAGGTTAAATCTTTTTCGAATTGTTCCGGATTGATAAGAATTTCCTTTAAAAGAGATTTCACATAATGGATATTTTTGGTTGCAAAATTTCTCTTCATGACTTCCAGGGCCACGTTTACGCTTTGATTATTTGGATAGCCCAGTTTTAATATATCTTTTCCTTTTAGTTTTAAATTTCCCATTGTTTTTGTTTTTAAATAAAGGACGCATCGTCCAAAAAACTTTCTGCAATCTCTGTTGCAGACATTGCGCAGGTAACATATTTCCTGCTTTTGATAAGATCTGTTTCATATTCCATTTTCCATGGATTAGATTTTCCGTGCAGTTTTTTCTGAAGAATTCCTATCACTTTATGCTGTCCCAAATACGCATCCA from Chryseobacterium indologenes encodes the following:
- a CDS encoding RtcB family protein, which codes for MGNLKLKGKDILKLGYPNNQSVNVALEVMKRNFATKNIHYVKSLLKEILINPEQFEKDLTFGQIAETLLSSKKTEKRMLNSQRADFQIFGNNISEEAKNQLYTALKLPVSVQGALMPDAHSGYGLPIGGVLAVENAVIPYGVGMDIGCRMSLSILDTPVSYLNGARDKYEKALAEHTKFGMYETHKSHVDHEIFERDTFDLIPILRRLKGKAIKQMGSSGGGNHFVEFGEVEITEEDEQIGLPKGKYLGILSHSGSRGLGAEIAQYYSRVAVEQCPLPKEAQQFAWLDLSTHLGLEYWTAMNLAGDYASACHDDIHRRLVKAVGGRVKARIENHHNFAWKEIHNGKEVIVHRKGATPANENELGMIPGSMTAKGFIVRGKGNPDSLNSASHGAGRAHSRGECRSLFTQNDIKKELKLKDVTLMGGNTEEAPMAYKDIHEVMNAQSELVDILGTFQPRIVRMDK